In the Ignavibacteria bacterium genome, GTATGAATTGAAAGTGCAAGAGAATTTTGCATACGTGAAAATGACGCTCACTGCTCCGGGTTGCGGAATGGGACCAATGATTGCAAGCGACGTGCGAAGAAAAGTGTTGCAAGTTCCCGGTGTGCGCGATGCAAAAATTGATTTAGTATTCAATCCTCCGTGGACAACGTCAATGATGTCGGAACAAGCGAAATTGATTTTGAATATTCCGTAGACAGTTAAAAGTTAAAATGGACAGAAGAAAATTTCTATCATCTGTTCTTACTGCGGGAACAGTTGCCGCTACAGAAAGTTTTTTACCAACTAATATTTTTCACAACAAGATAAAGAAAAGAAAACTATGGCTTTCACATTACCTCAACTACCATATGCGTACGATGCGCTTGAACCTTACATCGATACGCAAACGATGCAAATCCATCACGGAAAACATCATCAGGCGTATGTGGACAACTTGAACAAAGCAGTTGCAGGAACAGAATGGGAATCGAAATCTCTCGAAGAAATTCTTGCGAACATTTCTAAACTCGCGCCGGCAGTTCGCAACAACGGCGGCGGACATTACAATCACTCGCTGTTTTGGCAAGTGATGAAACAAAACGGTCAACGACTCGACTCTTCGAGCGGCGGAATGCCCAGCGGCGAACTCGCAAATGCCATCACGCGCGATTTTACTTCGTTCGATAAATTTAAAGAAGCATTTGGCAATGCGGGAATGACGCGCTTTGGTTCCGGTTGGTCGTGGCTCATTAAACAAGACGGAAAACTTGTTGTGTGTTCAACGC is a window encoding:
- a CDS encoding superoxide dismutase; translation: MAFTLPQLPYAYDALEPYIDTQTMQIHHGKHHQAYVDNLNKAVAGTEWESKSLEEILANISKLAPAVRNNGGGHYNHSLFWQVMKQNGQRLDSSSGGMPSGELANAITRDFTSFDKFKEAFGNAGMTRFGSGWSWLIKQDGKLVVCSTPNQDNPMMDIAEVKGVPILGMDVWEHAYYLKYQNRRADYIAAFWNVVNWDEIAKRFAAK